The Candidatus Eisenbacteria bacterium genomic sequence CTTCGAGGCCGAGCACGCACCAGGCGATCGTCTTGAGCCGCGCGGCGTTTTGAACGACGAATGGTTCGCCGGCTCGTACCGTGTCGACGATCGCCAGCAGGCGCGCCAGAATGATCTGGCCGATCGGCACGGCCGCGACGCCAAGGACCATGATCCATCGCATACCGCGGAACATTCGATCCATGCCCTCGGCCTGCTTCACCCCGATGGCCGTGAAGAAGGCGCCTTCGGAGACGAAGCTGGCGACCAGCATCGCCAGGATCCCGAGTCCATAGACCACATTCGCGACCATCAGTGCGCGGAGCACCCTGCGGGACAGGGATAACGCTCGAGGGTCTTTCACCGGTGACTCCTTCCGCCCAGTTGAAGGGCTGTCTTACCGATAAACGATGTCAGTTGTATCGATTATCGTCAAGCATTACGTTGATAAACGATAAAAGTTGCCCTAGGGACCCGGAACAGAAGGGCTCTCGGCAGTGGGGACTGGCTGGGGGATGGATGGGCCGAGTGTCAAATCCATGAGGCTTATTCGGCGGGAAGTGGACCTCGGTCCTTGTCCTCGATCGCGTGGGATGGTCTGCTTCTAAGGATGTTGGACTGATGACTGCGAGTCGGCTTGCCCCGACGAGGACGACTTCTAAGGACGACTTCCATGGAATCTAGGGACGTGACGCGAACAACGGACAAGCCTGCGAGACCGTCGTCCGTCGATTCACCCGCGCGGGAGCGCCGGCCAAAGGCACGTGTCCGGCTCAAGGAGCCGGAGGCGTTACCCGCGCAGGACACGGCGGTGGTGCAAGCCGCCGAGGCCCGGGACAT encodes the following:
- a CDS encoding DUF2975 domain-containing protein, yielding MKDPRALSLSRRVLRALMVANVVYGLGILAMLVASFVSEGAFFTAIGVKQAEGMDRMFRGMRWIMVLGVAAVPIGQIILARLLAIVDTVRAGEPFVVQNAARLKTIAWCVLGLEGLHLVIGAVTASSASSLQPLDIDWNFSVTRWIAVLLLFVLARVFDQGARMRADLEGTV